The proteins below come from a single Campylobacter sp. CCUG 57310 genomic window:
- a CDS encoding thioredoxin reductase, whose product MNSNETYNIKTMDGTYVTFDKRTNLLIPNNKDYKKPRTNQEYLKIHSKFLLDSRAILDSSAYINYKPNYYNPKPDSYGQTDYLSFQAWLDMSYKRPQKGSIAPWTKKEKAYYESLKDKRERFIYLIKRSNLKCTMIEIPEDAMLRVDSKGVLTKPEYEDIYDRVSANVDSLKSRLFSGEWRICAGMLGDKRSFARATILNYSGFKTRARQAVFLSAQLGEVDALKVLARYFSSSSTTSGSQKDLIRSKELELIYNNPPLDEYGMIPYLDEIIGVDWIMDFNRGGLALDPGGDIMRYLRELVEEKGELLDPRDMDADERSREEFINYAKEKLIEELEFFASGFPDSWNENQINLYIDSTLLESKVISLTPPEGYPNAPYYNTPEELKRMYEAGTLDKKLNPTIPAMYREYFPKDLKEKIEDYALRHNIRD is encoded by the coding sequence GTGAATAGTAATGAGACTTATAATATTAAAACAATGGATGGAACATATGTAACATTTGACAAAAGGACAAATTTACTAATTCCAAACAATAAAGACTATAAAAAACCTAGAACAAATCAAGAATATTTAAAAATACATTCTAAATTTCTCCTAGACTCCAGAGCCATCCTAGACTCATCTGCTTATATAAACTATAAACCAAACTACTATAACCCTAAACCCGACTCATACGGACAAACAGATTATCTCTCATTTCAAGCATGGCTTGATATGAGTTATAAAAGACCTCAAAAAGGAAGTATAGCTCCTTGGACTAAAAAAGAAAAAGCTTACTATGAAAGCTTAAAAGATAAAAGAGAAAGGTTTATATATTTAATTAAAAGAAGTAACTTAAAATGTACTATGATAGAAATTCCTGAAGACGCTATGCTTAGAGTAGACAGTAAAGGAGTTCTTACTAAACCCGAATATGAAGATATATATGATAGGGTAAGTGCTAATGTAGACAGTTTAAAATCAAGACTGTTTTCAGGGGAATGGAGAATATGTGCAGGAATGCTGGGAGATAAAAGATCATTTGCAAGGGCAACCATACTTAACTATTCAGGATTTAAGACAAGAGCTAGGCAAGCCGTATTCTTATCTGCCCAATTGGGAGAAGTAGATGCTTTAAAAGTATTAGCCAGATATTTTTCCTCATCATCTACTACATCAGGATCACAAAAAGACTTAATCAGATCAAAAGAATTAGAACTTATATACAACAACCCGCCTTTAGATGAATACGGTATGATACCTTATCTGGACGAGATAATAGGAGTGGATTGGATAATGGATTTTAATAGGGGAGGGTTGGCTTTAGATCCAGGAGGAGATATTATGCGATATTTAAGAGAACTGGTTGAAGAAAAAGGAGAACTACTTGATCCTAGGGATATGGATGCCGATGAAAGATCAAGAGAGGAATTTATCAATTATGCTAAAGAAAAACTTATTGAAGAATTAGAATTTTTTGCCTCAGGGTTTCCTGATAGTTGGAATGAAAACCAAATAAATCTTTATATAGACTCAACCCTACTAGAATCTAAAGTAATATCCTTAACTCCTCCCGAAGGCTATCCTAATGCACCATACTACAATACCCCCGAAGAGTTAAAAAGAATGTATGAAGCAGGAACACTGGATAAAAAACTAAATCCTACTATACCTGCAATGTATAGAGAGTATTTCCCTAAAGACTTAAAAGAAAAGATAGAAGATTATGCTTTAAGGCATAATATAAGGGATTAG
- a CDS encoding thioredoxin reductase: MNSNETYNIKTMDGTYVTFDKRTNLLIPNNKDYKKPRTNQEYLKIHSKFLLDSRAILDSSAYINYKPNYYNPKPDSYGQTDYLSFQAWLDMSYKRPQKGSIAPWTKKEKAYYESLKDKRERFIYLIKRSNLKCTMIEIPEDAMLRVDSKGVLTKPEYEDIYDRVSANVDSLKSRLFSGEWRICAGMLGDKRSFARATILNYSGFKTRARQAVFLSAQLGEVDALKVLARYFSSSSTTSGSQKDLIRSKELELIYNNPPLDEYGMIPYLDEIIGVDWIMDFNRGGLALDPGGDIMRYLRELVEEKGELLDPRDMDADERSREEFMEYVKKLLKEFAEPYDVADPDDKSQEQVLLNRDIGILESKIISLTPPEGYPNAPYYNTPEELKRMYEAGTLDKKLNPTIPAMYREYFPKDLKEKIEDYALRHNIRD, from the coding sequence GTGAATAGTAATGAGACTTATAATATTAAAACAATGGATGGAACATATGTAACATTTGACAAAAGGACAAATTTACTAATTCCAAACAATAAAGACTATAAAAAACCTAGAACAAATCAAGAATATTTAAAAATACATTCTAAATTTCTCCTAGACTCCAGAGCCATCCTAGACTCATCTGCTTATATAAACTATAAACCAAACTACTATAACCCTAAACCCGACTCATACGGACAAACAGATTATCTCTCATTTCAAGCATGGCTTGATATGAGTTATAAAAGACCTCAAAAAGGAAGTATAGCTCCTTGGACTAAAAAAGAAAAAGCTTACTATGAAAGCTTAAAAGATAAAAGAGAAAGGTTTATATATTTAATTAAAAGAAGTAACTTAAAATGTACTATGATAGAAATTCCTGAAGACGCTATGCTTAGAGTAGACAGTAAAGGAGTTCTTACTAAACCCGAATATGAAGATATATATGATAGGGTAAGTGCTAATGTAGACAGTTTAAAATCAAGACTGTTTTCAGGGGAATGGAGAATATGTGCAGGAATGCTGGGAGATAAAAGATCATTTGCAAGGGCAACCATACTTAACTATTCAGGATTTAAGACAAGAGCTAGGCAAGCCGTATTCTTATCTGCCCAATTGGGAGAAGTAGATGCTTTAAAAGTATTAGCCAGATATTTTTCCTCATCATCTACTACATCAGGATCACAAAAAGACTTAATCAGATCAAAAGAATTAGAACTTATATACAACAACCCGCCTTTAGATGAATACGGTATGATACCTTATCTGGACGAGATAATAGGAGTGGATTGGATAATGGATTTTAATAGGGGAGGGTTGGCTTTAGATCCAGGAGGAGATATTATGCGATATTTAAGAGAACTGGTTGAAGAAAAAGGAGAACTACTTGATCCTAGGGATATGGATGCCGATGAAAGATCAAGAGAGGAATTTATGGAGTATGTTAAGAAATTATTGAAAGAATTTGCAGAGCCTTATGATGTGGCTGACCCAGATGATAAAAGTCAAGAGCAAGTTTTGTTGAATAGAGATATAGGAATTTTAGAATCTAAAATAATATCCTTAACTCCTCCCGAAGGCTATCCTAATGCACCATACTACAATACCCCCGAAGAGTTAAAAAGAATGTATGAAGCAGGAACACTGGATAAAAAACTAAATCCTACTATACCTGCAATGTATAGAGAGTATTTCCCTAAAGACTTAAAAGAAAAGATAGAAGATTATGCTTTAAGGCATAATATAAGGGATTAG